CTTAGCCTCGATAATGACTTGATTAGCGTCAAGGACTAACGCGTGAGCAGCACGTATCATATCATATCCTATACGTATGCCCGTGCGTTTTAGGAGGATCTCTGTGGAACGTAGGGGCAAGGCACTGCCGCCAACACTAGATGCTAAGCGTCGGGGGTAATATGGGGAAGGTAGGACCGCCTATAACTGGGTTACCAGTAATGCCCTCGGATCTGCCTCTGGACGAGGTTCCGGAGGATGTACTCCGGGAGGTGCTAGAGGAGGAGAAGCGTATCTACCGCAACCGTAGCTATAAGAAAAAGCCATACCCGACGTCAAGGGATGTGATGGAGGCTGTTAGGGAGGCATTGAGAGTATCAACACGTATACATCCCGATGAATTCCCGGATGTGGTCCTCCACATATTGGAGTCTAAAGGGTTCGAGGTTAGGCATGTCACGGTCAAAAGGATCTGGAGAGCGTATGAGACCTTAGTTAGGAAAGGAGTGATACGAGACGAGCTTGGTGTGATGATGTAGGGTTGGCGGGTGTTGGAGAGTAACGTTAACTTGTGACAAGCGCCGATGGTATGTGGGATAGTGATGCCAGTCTACCTGAAGCACCGGGGAGTATGGCTCCGAGTAAAGGAAGTCTATGCTATAGTCTCGACTGGGCGTCGTAAGCGTAGAGGCAAGCAGCGCTCTACTAGTACTTCATCGTCAAGCGGTATGCTGGTAGCTGAGAGTGTTGAACGCGTTCCTCTTAACGGTATGAAGTACAAGGTAGAGATACCCATAGCGTCCACGAGGGTCACCAGGTTTGCGGCCCAGCTTGTGCTGCGCGTGCCACACGTAACGGTGGTTATCGAGCCCCGTGGTGACGACTATGTGGCCATAGTTTATGCAAGGAGTCGGAAGGAACTCCAGGAGTACAAGAACCTTGTTGAGAAGATAGCACGTGAAGTCGGCGTTGCAAGAGAAGAGGAGGAGGTTGAAGAGGAGGTTGAGGAGGTGGAAGAAGAGGCTGAGGAGGAGTGACGGACTATTGTGAGCTGTGCTGGGCTAGGCCAGCAATCAGCGAATGCCGTTTATGCCGTAGACGTGTGTGTACCGAGTGCATAGGCAGGCATGGTCTCTGTCTAGCGTGTGAAGCTACGGTGTGTCGTTTGTGTGGCAAGAGACTTGCTGTAGGAACGTGTGCAGTGTGTAGCAGACTCGTCTGTGACGAGTGTTCTATCCAGTATAACCCGGTTGTGCGCATATGCGTAGAGTGTCGGTCGCGCGGCGGCAAACCTCCTAGAAAACCACCCAGCAGCCTGGTAAGGCTCACAGAGAAGTGGTTAGCCGAGCTAATAAGAGAGGCTCAGCGAAGTTAAGCTCCGTCATCCCCTCCAGGTCCTTGCGAGGCTCCGCTCATCACCACCTTGTCGAGCAACTTCTTCAGCGCCTCTATAAGGTAGCCCGGCTCGCCCGGTATCTCTTCAAGTACTTCTCCGCAGCATGCTATCACAGGCTCGTCTCTATCCTCTTCGACAAACCTCACATCTATCTCAACACCGTATTCTCGTGAGAGTATATCCGCTATGTCCTCTCGGAGCCATGCATATGCCGTCTCAGCCCAATACTCGCCCTTTCTACCCCTAACTTCGATGACAATGCGTTTCCGCTGCATCTAGATCCCCGTGGAAGAGGGACACGGTTAGGTATTAAGTGGCTGCCATCGCAGGACGGAGCGGTATGCAGGTGCTTGAACCCTTCTCTGCACGTTGCGAACTCCAAACCTAGCTTGTCTGCGATCCTCTTGACCCGCATTATCATCTCGAGGCGTTTATTGGCAGGTAGGTACCAATACCCATGCATCCACGTGCCATCGCGTTTGTACATTCTCTCATAGAGGTCACGAAGCTCTGGGAATGTCTCTATAACCCGCTTTAGGTTATCAGGTCTCGCCTTGTAGGTAGACGTTACCACGAACCTCGCGCCAGCATCATGGGCGGCTTCTAGAACCTCGCGTATAGACTCCTCATCGTCATTCAGGTGGGGGAGTAGAGGATCCAGGCGTATACCAACTGGCACGCCATACTCGTGCAGTCTACGTATCGCCTCTATGCGTTCACGCGGTGATGGTGCACCAGGCTCAAGCTTCCGTGCAAGCTCATCGTCAAGGGTGGTAATTGTTATCGTTACAGCGGTGTTGCCCCTAGCTAGTACATCTGCGTCTCTGGCTACGAGGCTAGATTTTGTAGTGATGAGTATACGGTAGCCACGTGGTACGAGAAATTCAAGAACTCTTCTTGTGAGCCTATAGACGCGCTCCTCTGGAGGGTATGGGTCACTACTAGTAGACATGTTGATTGTAAGGCAAGGGTTCACAAAGCGCTTTAAGTCGTATTCCAGCCTCTCCAGTAACCTCTGCTTAGGCGTGCTCTTCTTCATGCCTATGTACGCGGTTGCGTAGCAATACCTGCAGAAGTGGCTACAACCGGTATACGGCTGTAACGAGTACTTGGGCGGGCAGGTGCATAGCGGGCTAGACCATGGGTCGAAAGAGCGTATCACTAAGCCCGACTTCCGTGTCATTAGCGGCTCTACACCCCAGCTGCTTCGAAGCGTCTACCCTCCTCACGGTAGTAGAGATGCGGTATGCCGAGTTGAAGTAGACGCCGGTGCAAACCTGTATCGGCGGTGACGGCTATAGCGTGTATATTCCGCCTCACATACTCTACTATTGCATCGTCTGCGAGTCTACCTGCCCTAAAATTGGGTGTTACACAACCCCTCTTCGAGACTATCTGGATAGCTAGGCGTGCTGCGACTCTTTTCCTAACGCTACGAGAGGATGCGTGCCGCTCAAGCTCTTCGAGCACCTGGGGTAGCACGACACATCTTGGCTTAGCGCCTAGAACCTCTTCAACAAGTTCGAAGACGGGAACCCCCTCAGCTAGGAGCATTAGCGCACTAGTGTCATAAACTGCTTCCGCGATTCTCCATGCTGGGCGCGAGCTTAGCAAGTCTCTCTACCAGCTCATTGACACTACGTAGTGTGGAAAGGATTAGCGGAAGTCTCTCAGCCTCAGCCAGTCTGATGGCCAGAGGGTCCACGTTCTCACGAGGGCCGTGGATAACCACTACGGCCGGTTTTATCGGTGCAACTCTAACCGCTATCATAGGTGACCTGCCGGTCCCCACCCGTGTGAAGATCAATGCGCGCTCGCTAGTCATGCCCATTATGTAAATGAACTCGTTTCCTTCGAATACCTCGATAGCCTCCAGGCTATCGAGTATTGTGTAGCCGTATATCCTCTCAGCCGTGTGGCTCGTTAGAAGCACACCATCAACAGCCGCTAGGAGCTCATCGAATCGGATTCCTTCCTCGAAATCCCTAAGCTCGATGACACCCCTCTCTTCAACAGTCAGATGACGGGCGAGTTTACGTGTGACAGGCCACCCTCTTTCAGCATCTATCTCGAGAAGCGCCTCAACAAATCTCTTTACG
The Pyrolobus fumarii 1A DNA segment above includes these coding regions:
- a CDS encoding helix-turn-helix domain-containing protein, producing MKTTALAVARRIAGDIVMSASPGAAMKKWRELFGVTRSEIAKRMGVNPTVISDYERGRRQPGARFVKRFVEALLEIDAERGWPVTRKLARHLTVEERGVIELRDFEEGIRFDELLAAVDGVLLTSHTAERIYGYTILDSLEAIEVFEGNEFIYIMGMTSERALIFTRVGTGRSPMIAVRVAPIKPAVVVIHGPRENVDPLAIRLAEAERLPLILSTLRSVNELVERLAKLAPSMENRGSSL
- a CDS encoding SPL family radical SAM protein; the protein is MTRKSGLVIRSFDPWSSPLCTCPPKYSLQPYTGCSHFCRYCYATAYIGMKKSTPKQRLLERLEYDLKRFVNPCLTINMSTSSDPYPPEERVYRLTRRVLEFLVPRGYRILITTKSSLVARDADVLARGNTAVTITITTLDDELARKLEPGAPSPRERIEAIRRLHEYGVPVGIRLDPLLPHLNDDEESIREVLEAAHDAGARFVVTSTYKARPDNLKRVIETFPELRDLYERMYKRDGTWMHGYWYLPANKRLEMIMRVKRIADKLGLEFATCREGFKHLHTAPSCDGSHLIPNRVPLPRGSRCSGNALSSKLGVERASIGLRRHMHGSERT
- a CDS encoding PIN domain-containing protein, whose protein sequence is MLSSRPAWRIAEAVYDTSALMLLAEGVPVFELVEEVLGAKPRCVVLPQVLEELERHASSRSVRKRVAARLAIQIVSKRGCVTPNFRAGRLADDAIVEYVRRNIHAIAVTADTGLHRRLLQLGIPHLYYREEGRRFEAAGV